A part of Augochlora pura isolate Apur16 chromosome 1, APUR_v2.2.1, whole genome shotgun sequence genomic DNA contains:
- the LOC144479007 gene encoding aminopeptidase N, producing MSCIRVTPSWREGSPVAQVFTEKRFETMTTSLLLSWLLLSSVSWSSIEGRLEHNHGRPSRYVVMVEPDLQAFRFTGNVTITFQVDQLIPVLILNQKNLTIKDVAINDNEAKYIRPDHNRETLTMYFTKELKPNFTYDITIWFEGDLNDRRRGFYKSSYQMGNETRWIATTHFQPTGARLAFPCWDEPEYKAIFEISIKHLPNYTAVLSNMPVLKTRNVDGKKLTIFQPTLLMSTYLVAFIVSDLAYITHEKNKNYKIYTKADSVNDTRFALDFSVKAMEQLDIVTGIPYSRYMPKMDQVTISDLRPTAMENWGLVTYREMRYLWKEGITTTYDKQYVIQSISHEFAHQWFGNLVTPSWWKYIWLNEGFATYFQYYITDKLEPSWRLMELFPVEAMQGVAFNQDGYEDTRPMNPVGWYKLFDYISYQKAACVIRMMANILTEKVFLNGLNLYLRNNAFSVADPDNLFKNLQAAAGENTGWGGASLSEIMKTWITNPGYPVVNVKKISDNYVLSQERFLFYGSDKETRWWIPITYVTEDALTFSDTAPAIWLKPSEDDHMIWSIEADWILLNKHQIGYYRVNYDDENWMKLSKYLVNNFKRIPPVNRASLIDDAFKLARNNLTSYRNALTLSLYLKNETDYIPWTTTFRNLIFLQEKFTTSKHYNIFKNYIRYIMQGLSNHVKYRASPQDSHVTKLLKAGAIYWACHTDVEECLESSKKEFDRWYRNSSYILDADLKIDILCTGLRTANESVWETVFDRLATFTDDTYERTKLLRVMGCSNNRTILEKLISMSVKTKRHMDLYDAVEAVVSNFEVSKADNISVVKFVLKRINKEYMKIMTLDDPMLRIEFCIASLASVVIDQDDVIELQKFTASTGLRAEILAGAMLQITRSIDWVTAYRSTIEGWLVEHEDLFQLTSGTGTVAFASFLLILSVFVSQFC from the exons ATGTCGTGCATACGAgt GACACCGTCGTGGAGAGAGGGATCCCCTGTTGCACAGGTTTTCACAGAAAAACGTTTCGAGACGATGACAACTTCGTTGCTGTTGTCATGGTTGCTACTCTCATCGGTCAGCTGGTCCAGTATAGAGGGAAGACTCGAACATAATCATGGGAGACCTTCTAGATACGTGGTCATGGTGGAACCGGATTTACAGGCATTTCGATTCACAGGAAATGTGACTATTACCTTTCAAGTCGACCAATTGATTCCCGTGTTGATATTGAACCAAAAGAATTTGACCATAAAGGATGTCGCGATAAATGATAACGAGGCAAAGTATATCCGCCCTGATCATAATCGGGAGACATTGACGATGTACTTTACGAAAGAGCTCAAGCCGAATTTCACTTATGACATTACTATATGGTTCGAAGGTGATCTGAACGATCGGCGTCGGGGATTTTATAAAAGCAGCTACCAAATGGGAAATGAAACCAG ATGGATCGCTACGACACACTTCCAGCCAACGGGTGCGCGACTAGCGTTTCCATGCTGGGACGAGCCCGAGTACAAAGCGATTTTCGAGATTTCGATCAAACATCTGCCAAACTACACGGCCGTGCTCTCCAATATGCCTGTGCTCAAGACAAGAAATGTAGATGGAAAGAAGCTTACCATTTTCCAGCCTACCTTACTGATGTCGACTTATTTGGTGGCGTTTATAGTCTCGGATTTAGCCTACATAACTCATGAGAAGAACAAGAATTACAAAATCTACACGAAAGCAGACTCTGTGAACGACACGAGATTCGCATTGGACTTTAGCGTGAAAGCGATGGAACAATTAGATATCGTCACCGGAATACCGTATTCCAGATACATGCCGAAAATGGACCAAGTTACCATCAGCGACCTCAGGCCAACTGCTATGGAGAACTGGGGCCTTGTCACCTACAG GGAGATGCGTTATCTCTGGAAGGAGGGCATTACCACGACTTACGACAAGCAATACGTGATACAAAGCATATCCCACGAATTTGCCCACCAATGGTTTGGGAACCTAGTCACCCCATCATGGTGGAAATACATTTGGCTGAACGAAGGATTTGCTACTTATTTCCAATACTACATCACAGACAAA TTAGAGCCATCGTGGCGTTTAATGGAATTGTTTCCTGTGGAAGCGATGCAAGGGGTCGCGTTTAATCAGGACGGGTACGAGGACACACGACCCATGAACCCAGTCGGATGGTACAAGTTGTTCGACTACATTTCGTATCAAAAAG CTGCATGCGTTATTCGAATGATGGCCAACATTCTGACAGAGAAGGTCTTCCTGAACGGCTTGAATTTGTATCTGAGAAATAA TGCATTCAGTGTCGCCGATCCCGATAATCTGTTTAAAAATCTACAAGCTGCTGCTGGAGAGAATACTGGCTGGGGAGGTGCGAGCCTCtctgaaattatgaaaacatGGATTACGAACCCTGGATATCCAGTGGTAAACGTAAAAAAGATCAGCGACAATTACGTCTTGAGCCAAGAACGGTTTCTATTTTATGGATCTGATAAAGAGACGAGGTGGTGGATACCGATAACATACGTTACGGAAGATGCTCTTACTTTTTCCGATACTGCGCCGGCTATTTGGTTGAAACCGAGCGAGGACGATCACATGATTTGGAGTATAGAAGCTGATTGGATACTTTTGAACAAGCATCAGATTG GCTACTACCGCGTCAATTACGATGATGAGAATTGGATGAAACTATCGAAGTATCTGGTTAACAACTTCAAGCGAATACCCCCCGTGAACCGTGCTTCTCTGATAGATGACGCTTTTAAGTTGGCCCGCAACAACCTCACGAGTTATAGAAATGCATTGACTTTGTCACTGTATCTGAAGAACGAAACCGACTACATCCCGTGGACGACTACATTTAGGAACCTTATTTTCTTGCAGGAAAAGTTCACCACTTCCAAacattataacatttttaag AATTACATCAGGTACATAATGCAAGGTCTATCGAATCATGTAAAATATCGAGCTTCGCCGCAAGACTCCCACGTGACGAAACTCCTGAAAGCGGGCGCGATCTATTGGGCATGCCATACCGACGTTGAAGAGTGCCTGGAGTCCTCCAAGAAGGAGTTCGACAGATGGTACCGCAACAGTAGTTATAT actCGACGCAGATCTGAAGATCGACATCCTTTGCACTGGACTGAGAACTGCTAACGAGTCGGTATGGGAGACCGTATTCGACAGACTGGCTACCTTCACGGACGATACATACGAAAGGACCAAACTGCTCAGAGTCATGGGTTGCTCAAATAACCGTACGATTCTTGAGAAACTGATCTCAATGTCTGTGAAAACGAAACGGCATATGGACCTCTATGATGCCGTAGAAGCTGTCGTGTCTAATTTCGAAGTCTCGAAAGCCGACAACATCTCTGTCGTCAAATTCGTGCTGAAGAGAATCAATAAAGAATACATGAAAATCATGACGTT GGATGATCCGATGTTGAGAATCGAGTTCTGTATAGCGAGCCTTGCCAGCGTGGTTATAGACCAAGACGACGTTATAGAG CTGCAGAAATTCACCGCCAGCACTGGACTCAGAGCAGAGATCTTGGCGGGCGCAATGTTACAGATAACCAGAAGTATCGATTGGGTGACTGCCTACAGAAGTACGATCGAGGGTTGGCTGGTTGAGCACGAAGATCTGTTTCAATTGACCAGCGGCACGGGCACGGTCGCGTTCGCATCATTCCTTCTTATCCTTTCAGTGTTTGTATCGCAATTCTGCTAA
- the LOC144470309 gene encoding uncharacterized protein LOC144470309 gives MPRAARGRRVTVTSWNSDCDFQPDCAAMACSRCYVALLFIVTSGKHLEGSKILDQPENLDDYRSYRLSEQIVPISYDLWIFSRLGLNDFVYQGHETITLKIIQPTSSIAIHNDGLIIHEEKSKLYHRIGDRENKLVAIPIVDQLPDKKRQFHILKLPMQLIPGVYALELHFEGETRDDVFGFYRSSYVKNGETKWMGITQFSPVYARRAFPCFDEPHLKAIFTLHIGHVANQLVTSNTRVATRAKYGYRNDSNYYYLTTFQPTPRMSTYIVGWAVHDFVPETSTALPSFKMWTRESMHRRGSAALSQGVSIYSHLKDYFRIENPVTKMDQIAVADFNFNAMENWGMITYRESVVLHEKAVTPTRYAFNGLTTMAHEYAHTWFGNLVTPIFWNVAWLKEGFASYFQYHALSCLQPSWDMMDKFVVDMLQPALLLDSANHSRVLNGRNVGSPSSIRAVLDFVSYKKGASTIRMLAHAIGDSAFQNGLRSYLKELSYGAATPYDLYEHLQCAAAMSGDRLPASIQRIMDSWTDQPSFPLVTVTRDYGRKTASISQQTFCQNADRCDVDRKMNEWWIPLTFAIKSSPAEFSRTAPNNWLEPNNQSLTIVGPFPSEDWVIFNVQQVGYYRVNYDENNWQMLIDYLRSADFSKIHKANRASLIDDAFNLARGGYIDYSIPLNLSGYLVQERDYEPWLAAIKNFGYLNKRLRSVPEVRRAFQGYAKRLLDPIYDGLSFVESANEELVTKLQRELILTASCSMRNPHCLKTSRNLFDKWRINEPILQDVRRLVYCEGIRSGSDEDWYKMLSTWLETDLHTEQELLFQALGCTGKAGLIDKYLAMTLSEGSRVRKQYRIAIIDGVLDGDDRNADRVLEYLRQNLQQLIGMEDYTFLGKTIAAIGDSITTNEQTEQLRKFVEENLEKLDKVLASANQAVDVSSANLEWTQKYSAKIAEFLNHITDARFVKTGHRRIRGVFHRAAFFTAKQFEMTASTLLSLLLLSSVSWSGIEAKYKLEDNHAKPSVYVLQVEPDFQTFSFTGSVNITFKVDEPTQVLVLNQKNLTITNIEAWPKLGKIYRRPDNDLETLTIYFGEELQTAKHYTIKIDYIGKLNDQKRGFYGSRYFIGEDMRWIATTHFEPTGARLAFPCWDEPEYKAVFEISIKHLSNYTAVISNMPELKTIPDGNKNITSFQPTKPMSTYLVAFVVSDYKYISHPINNNYKIYTKADSVNDTKFALDFSVKAMEQLDIATGIKYTDNMPKMDQVTVKDFSPGAMENWGLVTYREKYLVYTDNVTTTRTKQSMLTTIAHEFAHQWFGNLVSPKWWEFIWLNEGFATYFQYYITDKVEPSWRLMDLFVIEAMQGSAFVTDGLLDTRPMNQPADSPNEISKLFDNIAYQKAGCVIRMMSNILEEKIFLNGLNLYLENNKFNVADSNELIKNLQSAAGDSTTWGGVKLEEIMKTWFTNPGYPVVTVRKNNDDYVLNQERFLYYGSDEKTKWWIPITYVTSKNPDSHTTAPTTWLKPTDENLTITRVSGDWILLNTHQTGYYRVNYEDENWKKISEYLVDNFTQIHSVNRANLIDDAFNLARKNLTNYEIALNLTLYLKNETDYIPWMTTFRNLNFLDNKIYTSKHYDIFKHYLRYIMQNLTKHVEYKVSSKDHVKKLLKANTIKWACKADVEECVNYTRKEFDEWYNNPKHSLDADLKSNILCTGLKTANETVWDTVLKRLADSTNDKDERDSLLGVMGCSENRKILEKLISESLKSGTSIELNVAVEAIVSNNQISKAENISIVGLVLNKLNEEYKNITKLNDYITQIQSCISSVANAVVSTEDVIELQKFTARSGLKENNVASAMLKINRNVDWVTAYRNTVENWLVENEARFKLVKSGTGTVAFASFLLILSIFVTRFY, from the exons ATGCCAAGGGCTGCGAGAGGCCGACGCGTGACAGTGACTTCCTGGAACAGTGATTGTGATTTCCAGCCAGATTGTGCTGCCATGGCGTGTTCGCGATGTTACGTCGCGTTGCTTTTCATCGTAACGAGCGGTAAACACCTCGAAGGCTCGAAAATCCTCGACCAGCCCGAAAATCTCGACGATTATCGTTCGTACAGGCTATCCGAGCAAATTGTACCAATTTCTTACGACCTTTGGATATTTAGTCGACTGGGTTTAAATGATTTCGTTTATCAAGGCCACGAGAcaataacgttaaaaataattcaaccgaCCAGCAGCATCGCGATCCATAACGATGGGTTGATTATACATGAAGAAAAGTCGAAGCTCTACCATCGAATCGGTGaccgagaaaataaattagttgcAATTCCAATCGTCGATCAGCTCCCCGATAAAAAGAGGCAGTTTCACATACTGAAATTACCGATGCAATTGATACCTGGTGTCTACGCGTTGGAACTCCACTTCGAAGGTGAAACGCGCGACGACGTGTTTGGGTTTTATAGAAGCTCCTACGTCAAGAACGGGGAAACAAA ATGGATGGGGATCACCCAATTTTCACCCGTGTACGCGCGTCGCGCTTTCCCCTGTTTCGACGAGCCACACTTGAAAGCAATCTTCACCCTGCATATCGGTCACGTGGCCAACCAATTGGTAACGAGCAACACTCGAGTTGCAACTAGAGCGAAATACGG CTACAGGAACGACTCGAACTATTATTATCTGACGACGTTTCAACCGACGCCGAGGATGTCCACGTACATCGTTGGTTGGGCGGTCCACGATTTCGTCCCGGAGACATCGACAGCCTTGCCGAGCTTCAAAATGTGGACGCGAGAGTCGATGCATCGACGCGGATCCGCCGCGTTGAGTCAAGGTGTCTCGATCTATTCGCATCTGAAGGACTATTTTCGCATCGAGAACCCGGTGACGAAGATGGATCAGATCGCGGTGGCCGACTTTAATTTCAACGCGATGGAAAATTGGGGGATGATCACGTACAGGGAGTCCGTGGTCTTGCACGAGAAGGCCGTCACACCGACGAGATACGCGTTCAACGGGCTGACCACGATGGCTCACGAATACGCTCACACCTGGTTCGGGAACTTGGTCACGCCGATCTTCTGGAACGTGGCTTGGCTGAAAGAAGGATTCGCTTCGTATTTCCAATACCACGCTCTATCCTGTTTGCAACCGAGTTGGGACATGATGGACAAATTCGTAGTCGATATGCTGCAACCGGCGCTGCTTTTGGATTCCGCGAATCACAGCAGAGTATTGAACGGTCGGAACGTAGGTAGTCCGAGCAGCATCAGAGCTGTCTTGGATTTCGTCTCGTATAAAAAAG GGGCGTCGACGATACGTATGCTTGCTCACGCGATTGGAGATTCAGCGTTTCAGAATGGTCTACGAAGCTACTTGAAGGAACT ATCATACGGAGCAGCTACCCCGTACGACCTGTACGAGCACTTGCAGTGCGCCGCGGCTATGTCCGGCGATCGCCTACCAGCCTCGATTCAACGAATAATGGATTCTTGGACGGACCAGCCATCTTTTCCTCTGGTAACCGTAACCCGAGATTACGGGCGGAAAACGGCTTCGATATCGCAGCAAACGTTTTGCCAAAACGCAGATCGGTGCGACGTTGATCGTAAAATGAACGAGTGGTGGATACCCTTGACTTTCGCCATTAAATCGTCGCCCGCCGAGTTCTCTCGCACAGCCCCGAACAATTGGCTGGAACCGAACAATCAAAGTTTAACCATCGTCGGACCGTTCCCATCCGAGGATTGGGTCATCTTCAACGTTCAACAGGTCGGATATTATCGAGTGAACTATGACGAAAATAATTGGCAAATGCTAATCGACTATTTGAGGTCGGCGGATTTTTCAAAGATACACAAAGCGAACAGGGCGTCCCTGATAGACGACGCTTTCAATTTAGCCAGAGGCGGATACATCGATTACTCGATTCCGCTGAATCTCTCGGGTTACTTGGTCCAAGAGCGCGACTACGAGCCTTGGCTCGCAGCTATTAAGAACTTTGGGTACTTGAACAAGAGGTTGCGGAGCGTGCCGGAGGTGCGTCGAGCTTTTCAA GGTTACGCGAAACGTTTATTGGACCCGATCTATGATGGACTGAGTTTCGTCGAATCCGCGAACGAGGAGCTGGTGACGAAATTACAGCGCGAGCTAATTTTAACGGCTTCCTGTTCGATGCGGAATCCGCATTGTTTAAAAACGTCGCGAAACCTGTTCGACAAATGGAGAATCAACGAACC GATACTGCAAGACGTCAGAAGACTGGTCTACTGCGAAGGCATACGCAGCGGCAGCGACGAAGACTGGTACAAAATGTTGTCGACTTGGCTGGAAACCGATCTGCACACCGAgcaagaattattattccaaGCCCTTGGTTGCACCGGAAAGGCGGGCTTGATAGACAA ATATCTCGCGATGACGTTATCGGAGGGATCGAGAGTCCGCAAACAATACAGGATCGCCATAATCGACGGTGTTCTGGACGGGGACGACCGGAACGCGGATCGTGTACTAGAGTACTTGAGACAGAATTTACAGCAACTTATCGGCAT GGAAGATTACACTTTTCTGGGCAAAACGATCGCAGCGATCGGGGACTCGATTACGACGAACGAGCAAACCGAACAA TTGCGAAAGTTTGTGGAAGAAAATCTTGAGAAGCTCGACAAAGTCTTGGCGTCCGCGAATCAAGCCGTCGACGTCTCTTCGGCGAACCTAGAATGGACCCAGAAGTATTCGGCCAAGATCGCCGAATTTCTGaatcatata ACAGACGCGCGTTTCGTTAAAACAGGACATCGTCGTATTCGAGGAGTCTTCCACCGCGCAGCTTTTTTCACAGCAAAGCAATTCGAGATGACGGCTTCAACGCTGTTGTCGCTGCTACTACTCTCGTCGGTCAGCTGGTCCGGCATAGAAGCGAAATACAAACTCGAGGATAATCATGCGAAACCCTCCGTGTACGTGCTCCAAGTGGAACCAGATTTCCAGACATTCAGTTTCACGGGAAGTGTGAATATTACTTTCAAAGTCGACGAACCGACACAAGTGTTGGTATTGAATCAAAAGAATTTGACCATAACTAACATCGAGGCGTGGCCGAAGCTGGGCAAAATCTATCGCCGTCCCGATAACGATTTGGAGACGTTGACGATTTACTTCGGAGAAGAGCTACAAACGGCTAAACATTACACGATCAAGATAGACTATATCGGTAAGCTAAACGACCAGAAACGGGGATTTTATGGAAGCAGATATTTCATTGGAGAGGACATGAG ATGGATTGCTACGACACACTTCGAGCCAACGGGTGCACGATTAGCGTTTCCATGCTGGGACGAGCCCGAGTACAAAGCggttttcgaaatttcgatCAAACATCTGTCAAACTACACGGCCGTGATCTCCAACATGCCTGAACTAAAGACGATACCAGATGGTAACAAGAACATTACCTCTTTCCAGCCTACCAAGCCCATGTCGACTTATTTGGTAGCGTTCGTGGTCTCggattataaatacatatctCACCCTATAaacaacaattacaaaatctaCACGAAAGCAGACTCTGTGAACGACACGAAATTCGCATTGGACTTTAGCGTGAAAGCGATGGAACAATTAGATATCGCCACCGGAATCAAGTATACCGATAACATGCCGAAAATGGACCAAGTTACCGTCAAAGACTTCAGTCCAGGCGCTATGGAGAACTGGGGCCTTGTCACCTACAG GGAAAAGTATCTTGTTTACACGGATAACGTTACCACGACTCGTACCAAGCAAAGCATGCTAACAACCATAGCCCACGAATTCGCCCACCAATGGTTCGGAAACCTAGTCAGCCCAAAATGGTGGGAATTCATTTGGCTGAACGAAGGATTCGCTACTTACTTCCAGTACTACATTACGGACAAA GTAGAGCCATCGTGGCGTTTAATGGACTTGTTTGTCATCGAGGCGATGCAAGGGTCCGCGTTTGTTACGGACGGGCTCCTAGATACGCGACCCATGAACCAACCCGCGGACAGCCCCAACGAAATTTCCAAATTGTTCGACAATATCGCTTATCAAAAAG CTGGATGCGTTATAAGAATGATGTCCAACATTTTGGAAGAGAAGATCTTCCTGAACGGTTTGAATTTGTATCTAGAAAATAA taaattcAACGTCGCCGATTCCAATGAATTGATCAAAAATCTTCAATCTGCTGCTGGGGACAGTACGACCTGGGGAGGTGTGAAACTAGaggaaattatgaaaacatGGTTCACAAATCCTGGATACCCAGTGGTCACCGTGAGAAAGAACAACGACGACTACGTACTGAACCAAGAACGATTCCTGTATTACGGATCTGACGAAAAAACAAAGTGGTGGATACCCATAACATACGTCACGAGCAAGAATCCTGACAGCCATACAACTGCGCCTACCACTTGGTTAAAACCCACCGATGAAAATCTCACGATTACGCGTGTGTCCGGCGATTGGATACTACTCAACACACACCAAACAG gGTACTACCGCGTCAATTACGAAGATGAGAATTGGAAGAAAATATCGGAGTACTTGGTTGACAACTTCACGCAAATACACTCCGTGAACCGTGCAAATCTAATAGACGACGCTTTTAACTTGGCCCGGAAGAATCTgacaaattatgaaattgcatTAAACCTGACTCTGTATCTGAAGAATGAAACCGACTACATCCCATGGATGACTACATTTAGGAACTTGAATTTCTTGGATAATAAGATCTATACCTCAAAACATTATGACATTTTCAAG CATTACCTCAGGTACATTATGCAAAATCTAACGAAACATGTAGAGTACAAAGTTTCGTCAAAGGACCACGTCAAGAAACTCCTGAAAGCAAACACGATCAAGTGGGCATGCAAAGCTGATGTTGAAGAATGTGTGAACTACACCAGGAAAGAGTTTGACGAGTGGTACAATAACCCAAAGCATTC ACTTGACGCCGATCTAAAGAGCAATATCCTTTGCACTGGGCTGAAAACTGCGAACGAGACGGTATGGGATACTGTTTTAAAGAGGCTGGCTGACTCCACGAACGACAAAGATGAGAGAGACAGTCTGCTCGGGGTTATGGGATGCTCGGAGAACCGTAAGATTCTTGAGAAACTGATCTCAGAATCTTTGAAATCGGGCACGTCTATCGAACTGAATGTTGCCGTGGAAGCTATCGTGTCTAACAATCAAATTTCGAAAgccgaaaatatttccattgttGGACTCGTTCTGAACAAACTCAACGAAGAGTACAAGAATATCACGAAATT GAACGATTACATCACGCAAATCCAATCCTGCATATCGAGTGTTGCCAATGCGGTTGTAAGCACAGAAGACGTCATAGAG CTGCAAAAATTCACCGCCCGCAGTGGACTTAAAGAGAACAATGTGGCGAGCGCAATGTTAAAGATAAACAGAAACGTGGATTGGGTGACGGCCTACAGAAATACAGTTGAAAATTGGCTGGTTGAGAACGAAGCTCGCTTCAAATTGGTCAAGAGCGGCACGGGCACTGTCGCGTTCGCGTCATTCCTCCTTATCCtttcaatatttgtaacaCGATTCTACTAA